The Mercurialis annua linkage group LG2, ddMerAnnu1.2, whole genome shotgun sequence genome contains a region encoding:
- the LOC126669739 gene encoding pectinesterase/pectinesterase inhibitor PPE8B, producing the protein MSKKIATSFFLFSIFLAIFSSGACKSDYIQNECLKVPIADFVGSLQSVLGIIRDVTSTISNFGNFFGDFRLRNAVNDCLDLLDSSSDQLSWSMSASQNPKGKHNSTGDLGSDLKTWLSAAFVNQGTCTEGFEGTNGILKALVGGGLNQITSQIQELLSTVDSKPNSVAKNGKNDDFPSWVKQEDRKLLVVKGMTPDVVVAADGTGNFTKIMDAVLAAPDYSMRRYIIYVKKGVYNEYVELKKKKWNLMMFGDGMGITVISGNRNYIDGWTTFRTATFAVSGRGFIAQDITFENTAGPAKHQAVALRSDSDLSVFYRCEFRGYQDTLYTHTMRQFYRECRISGTVDFIFGDATAVFQNCQIRVRKGLPNQKNTITAHGRKDMNQPTGYSIQFSNISADIDLLPYVNSTYSYLGRPWKNYSRTVVMQSYLSNVIRPEGWLEWNGNLYLDSLYYGEYSNFGPGAGLGKRVKWPGYHVFNSSYEANNFTVSQFIDGNLWLPSTGVKYTAGFGV; encoded by the exons ATGTCGAAAAAAATTGCTACttcttttttcttgttttctatttttctgGCTATTTTTAGTTCTGGTGCCTGTAAAAGTGATTACATTCAAAATGAGTGCTTGAAAGTTCCAATTGCTGATTTTGTTGGCTCTTTGCAGAGTGTTCTTGGGATTATTAGAGATGTGACTTCTACAATCTCGAATTTTGGTAATTTCTTCGGTGATTTTCGTTTGAGAAATGCTGTTAATGACTGTCTTGATTTGCTGGATTCTTCTTCTGATCAGTTGAGCTGGTCCATGTCTGCTTCTCAGAATCCCAAGG GAAAACATAACAGTACAGGTGATCTAGGTTCTGATTTAAAAACATGGTTAAGTGCTGCATTTGTAAATCAAGGAACATGCACCGAAGGATTTGAAGGAACCAACGGCATTTTAAAAGCATTAGTAGGAGGCGGTTTGAACCAAATCACTTCACAAATCCAAGAATTATTAAGCACAGTCGACTCAAAACCAAATTCCGTCGCCAAAAATGGAAAAAACGACGATTTTCCTTCATGGGTTAAGCAAGAAGATCGAAAATTGTTGGTCGTAAAAGGTATGACGCCTGATGTTGTAGTGGCAGCAGATGGTACTGgaaattttactaaaataatgGATGCGGTTTTAGCGGCGCCTGATTATAGTATGCGTCGCTATATCATCTATGTTAAGAAGGGTGTGTATAATGAATATGTTgagttgaagaagaagaaatggaaTTTAATGATGTTTGGCGACGGTATGGGTATTACTGTCATTTCTGGCAACAGAAATTACATTGATGGCTGGACTACATTTCGTACTGCCACCTTTG CGGTTAGTGGGAGAGGATTCATAGCTCAGGACATAACATTTGAGAACACAGCCGGACCTGCAAAGCACCAAGCCGTCGCTCTCCGATCTGATTCCGACCTATCAGTCTTTTACAGATGTGAATTTAGAGGCTACCAGGATACGCTCTACACTCACACAATGCGACAATTCTACCGCGAATGCCGAATCAGCGGAACAGTAGACTTCATATTCGGAGATGCAACTGCGGTTTTTCAGAATTGTCAAATTCGAGTCCGGAAAGGTCTACCAAATCAAAAGAACACCATTACGGCTCACGGACGGAAGGACATGAATCAGCCGACGGGTTATTCGATCCAGTTCTCGAATATCTCAGCAGATATTGATCTTTTACCGTATGTCAATTCAACATACTCTTATCTCGGCAGACCCTGGAAAAATTATTCAAGAACTGTTGTGATGCAGTCTTATTTGAGTAATGTTATTAGGCCAGAAGGTTGGCTTGAATGGAATGGGAATTTGTATTTGGATAGTTTGTACTATGGTGAGTACTCCAATTTTGGGCCTGGAGCTGGGCTCGGTAAGCGGGTTAAATGGCCCGGATATCATGTCTTCAATTCTTCTTATGAGGCAAATAATTTTACAGTGTCTCAATTCATTGACGGGAACTTGTGGCTGCCGTCGACCGGGGTGAAGTATACGGCAGGTTTTGGGGTTTAG